The following proteins come from a genomic window of Populus nigra chromosome 6, ddPopNigr1.1, whole genome shotgun sequence:
- the LOC133695741 gene encoding uncharacterized protein LOC133695741 isoform X3, whose translation MSSTFSPSRNSPGSSRLQLQLGVVSRLRSSSLKKPPEPLRRAVADCLSSSSVASTSQHGISSVTLTDAPRTLRDYLAAPTTTDLAYGVILEHTIAERERSPAVVGRCVALLKRHLLRYKPSEETLFQIDRFCVSLIAECDISLKRRSLTWSGSPNQQSVSSTSTIYSPSPPVCIFASGALVKSLNYVRSLVGQHIPKRSFQPAAFAGAPSVSRQSLPTLSSLLSRSFNSQLSPANGVESSEKKDTTTLPVSNLSNVENVEMAEDLDYIAVDVLQWRWVGGPFLSTESDRPVDLHDVSICKFLELGAAALLVGDMEAKMQGQPWKYFGTSDMPYLDQLLQPSSATTITNSTSARPHLRAITASKRSKAGPRQIWEDSPVSTFRPRARPLFQYRHYRYVLDSGTAAPLTLSMLEEMLNSSKAACRVRAFDLILNLGVHAHLLEPMLINDTSTTIEEEYSQESFYDCEEQLPTQGNQKADSVDKLGSSSAIDNFESWILNILYEILLLLVQTEEKEQSVWASALSCLLYFVCDRGKILRNRLEGLDIRVIKALIETSRKNSWAELVHSKLICMLTNMFYQVSDGSMMFVSTNPVFLIDQLDLIGGIEFIFYEYSLANLREERRNLYLILFEYVLHQINEACIAAGLSEYGDNEIQPIASLLTLANAPEALYMSVKLGVEGIGELLRRSISSALSRYPNNERLNLLLENIAEKFNAIISSFTHLDKEFSHLIEITQSYKFLESLESAILTNGVGMKSKLSWATLHSLLHSERIAYRRNGYTWLGDLLIAEITEGSNVNVWLNVKELQGKIAYAGVHDSSVSSDVPVSIWLMCGLLKSKHNIIRWGFLFVLERLLMRCKFLLDENGMQSSRSNDASHEHADSRLDKANAVIDIMSSALSLVAQINETDRINILKMCDILFSQLCLKVLPATAIPNGEGMQKSKVNGGADENKKIDTGERISRLEKIDDFRWNEFMEKADSRSSYSINSSLTCNTTSMTALLLQGQAIVPMQLVARVPAALFYWPLIQLAGAATDNIALGVAVGSKGRGNLPGAASDIRATLLLLLIGKCTADPSAFQEVGGEEFFRELLDDTDSRVAYYSSAFLLKRMMTEKPDEYKHMLQNLIFKAQQSNNEKLLENPYLQMRGLLQLSNDGL comes from the exons ATGTCGTCTACCTTCAGTCCGTCACGAAATAGTCCTGGCAGCTCCAGGCTACAGCTCCAGCTTGGTGTTGTTTCTAGGTTGAGATCTTCGTCTTTAAAGAAGCCGCCTGAGCCGCTCCGCCGTGCCGTTGCTGATTGTTTGTCCTCCTCCTCTGTTGCCTCCACTTCTCAACATGGAATTTCCTCCGTTACTCTGACTGATGCCCCTAGAACGCTTCGT GATTATCTGGCAGCCCCTACAACTACCGACCTGGCTTATGGTGTAATTCTAGAACATACAATTGCAGAGAGGGAACGCAG TCCAGCAGTAGTTGGAAGATGCGTGGCACTTTTGAAGCGACACCTTCTACG ATATAAACCAAGTGAGGAGACATTATTTCAGATTGATCGGTTTTGTGTGAGCTTAATTGCCGAGTGTGATATTAGCCTAAAACGAAGATCGTTAACATGGTCTGGATCTCCAAATCAACAATCTGTTTCATCAACATCTACAATTTATTCACCTTCTCCTCCTGTGTGCATTTTTGCTTCTGGAGCTCTTGTAAAGTCATTAAATTATGTGCGTTCCCTTGTGGGCCAACATATTCCAAAGCGATCTTTCCAGCCAGCAGCTTTTGCTGGAGCTCCCTCTGTGTCAAGGCAGTCACTTCCAACTCTATCATCTTTGTTGAGTAGATCTTTTAATTCCCAATTAAGCCCTGCAAATGGGGTGGAATCCTCGGAGAAGAAAGACACTACTACTTTACCTGTTTCAAACTtatcaaatgttgaaaatgttgAGATGGCAGAGGATCTTGATTACATTGCGGTTGATGTTTTGCAGTGGCGTTGGGTTGGGGGACCATTTCTATCAACTGAGAG TGATCGTCCTGTGGATCTCCATGATGTGAGCATATGCAAATTCCTAGAATTAGGTGCTGCAGCTCTGCTTGTAGGAGACATGGAAGCTAAAATGCAGGGTCAGCCTTGGAAATATTTTGGAACATCTGATATGCCTTATCTTGATCAATTATTGCAGCCTTCATCAGCCACAACAATTACCAATTCAACCTCAGCTCGTCCCCACCTGAGAGCAATAACAGCATCTAAGCGCAGTAAAGCAGGACCTCGACAAATCTG GGAGGATTCTCCTGTGAGTACGTTTCGCCCACGTGCTCGACCGCTCTTCCAATATCGTCACTACAG gtaTGTTCTGGACTCTGGGACAGCTGCTCCTCTCACTCTGTCAATGCTTGAG GAAATGCTTAATTCTTCAAAAGCTGCTTGTAGGGTCCGTGCCTTTGATTTAATTCTGAACCTCGGGGTTCATGCTCATTTGTTGGAACCAATGTTGATCAATGATACTTCTACTACAATTGAAGAAGAGTATTCACAAGAATCATTTTATGATTGTGAAGAACAACTTCCGACACAGGGGAACCAGAAAGCCGATTCTGTTGACAAGCTGGGCAGTTCATCAGCAATtgataactttgagtcatggattttaaatattttatacgagatacttcttcttcttgtccAG ACAGAGGAGAAAGAACAATCTGTTTGGGCCTCTGCTTTAAGCTGTTTGCTTTATTTTGTATGTGATAGAGGCAAAATCTTAAGAAACCGATTAGAAGGCCTTGACATAAGG GTCATTAAAGCCTTAATAGAGACTAGCAGGAAGAATTCTTGGGCAGAATTGGTTCATAGCAAGCTCATTTGCATGTTAACAAATATGTTTTATCAAGTTTCTGATGGGTCTATGATGTTTGTCTCAACAAACCCGGTGTTTCTCATAGACCAGCTTGACCTGATTGGGGGAATTGAGTTCATTTTCTATGAG TATTCTCTGGCTAACttgagagaagagaggagaaatCTATACTTGATTCTTTTTGAATATGTGTTGCATCAAATAAATGAAGCTTGCATAGCTGCTGGGCTGTCTGAATATGGTGACAATGAGATTCAACCTATTGCATCTCTCCTCACTCTTGCTAATGCACCTGAAGCTCTTTACATGTCTGTTAAGTTGGGTGTTGAAGGCATTGGGGAGCTTCTGAGAAGATCAATTTCTTCTGCATTATCTAGATATCCCAACAATGAACGACTGAATTTG CTCTTGGAGAATATAGCAGAGAAATTTAATGCAATAATCAGTTCCTTTACTCATTTGGACAAAGAGTTCTCTCATCTAATTGAAATAACCCAATCTTACAAGTTTCTGGAAAGTTTGGAGAGTGCAATACTAACAAATGGTGTCGGCATGAAATCAAAACTATCTTGGGCCACTTTGCATTCTCTTCTTCACTCAGAAAGGATTGCCTACCGTCGGAATGGCTATACCTGGTTGGGTGATTTGCTTATTGCTGAAATTACCGAGGGAAGCAATGTGAATGTATGGTTAAATGTCAAAGAATTGCAGGGTAAAATTGCCTATGCTGGTGTACATGATTCTTCAGTTTCGTCAGATGTTCCTGTGTCAATTTGGCTTATGTGTGGTCTTTTGAAGTCCAAACATAATATCATCAGATGGGGCTTCCTGTTTGTTCTAGAGAGACTTCTCATGCGCTGCAAATTTTTGTTAGACGAGAATGGAATGCAATCCTCAAGGAGCAATGATGCCAGTCACGAGCATGCAGATAGCCGACTTGATAAAGCAAATGCTGTGATAGACATTATGAGCAGTGCTCTATCCTTGGTGGCTCAAATAAACGAAACAGATCGCATCAACATTTTGAAG ATGTGTGATATATTATTCTCTCAATTGTGCCTGAAAGTTCTCCCTGCAACTGCAATCCCAAATGGTGAAGGAATGCAAAAGAGTAAAGTTAATGGTGGAgcggatgaaaataaaaaaattgatactgGTGAGCGCATATCTCGATTAGAAAAAATTGATGACTTTCGCTGGAATGAATTCATGGAAAAAGCTGATAGCAGATCCAGCTACAGCATTAATAGTTCTCTCACGTGCAATACAACATCAATGACAGCACTGCTTCTCCAAGGACAGGCTATTGTTCCTATGCAATTAGTTGCACGTGTTCCTGCTGCGTTGTTTTATTGGCCACTTATTCAGCTAGCTGGTGCAGCAACAGACAATATTGCTTTGGGTGTTGCTGTTGGAAGCAAAGGAAGAGGAAACCTTCCTGGTGCAGCGTCAGATATTAGGGCAACTCTTCTGTTGCTTCTAATCGGTAAATGCACGGCAGATCCTTCTGCTTTCCAAGAAGTCGGCGGAGAAGAATTTTTTAG GGAACTTTTAGATGATACAGATTCAAGGGTAGCGTATTACTCTTCAGCTTTTCTTTTAAAG AGAATGATGACAGAAAAACCTGATGAGTACAAGCACATGCTTCAGAATCTCATCTTTAAAGCACAGCAG AGCAACAATGAGAAGCTGTTGGAAAATCCGTACCTTCAGATGCGTGGCCTGCTTCAACTCTCAAATGATGGGCTGTAA